The following proteins are co-located in the Escherichia fergusonii ATCC 35469 genome:
- the speG gene encoding spermidine N1-acetyltransferase: MTSAHSVKLRPLEREDLRYVHQLDNNASVMRYWFEEPYEAFVELSDLYDKHIHDQSERRFVIECDGEKAGIVELVEINHVHRRAEFQIIISPEYQGKGLATRAAKLAMDYGFTVLNLYKLYLIVDKENEKAIHIYRKLGFMVEGELIHEFFINGEYRNTIRMCIFQHQYLAEHKQPGSSLLKPTAQ; the protein is encoded by the coding sequence ATGACAAGCGCCCATAGTGTTAAGTTACGCCCTCTGGAGCGTGAGGATTTGCGTTACGTGCACCAGCTCGATAACAATGCCAGTGTTATGCGCTACTGGTTTGAGGAACCTTACGAAGCCTTTGTGGAGTTATCTGATCTTTATGACAAGCATATTCACGATCAAAGCGAACGCCGTTTTGTCATTGAGTGTGATGGCGAAAAAGCAGGCATCGTAGAACTGGTCGAGATTAACCACGTCCACCGGCGGGCAGAATTTCAGATCATTATTTCACCTGAGTACCAGGGTAAAGGGCTTGCCACCCGTGCGGCAAAGCTGGCGATGGATTATGGTTTCACTGTACTTAATCTGTATAAGCTCTATCTGATTGTTGATAAAGAGAATGAAAAAGCCATTCATATCTACCGTAAGCTGGGCTTTATGGTCGAAGGAGAGCTTATTCATGAATTTTTTATCAATGGCGAATATCGCAATACCATCCGAATGTGTATCTTCCAGCATCAGTATCTGGCAGAGCACAAGCAACCGGGATCAAGTCTATTGAAACCTACTGCGCAATAA